AGATCACAGTAAAATCAGCTTACTATATCTGTAACATTTGGATCTGCACCAGCTTCAACGAGCAGCTTGATGATTTGCACTTTCCCCGCAGCAAATGGAAGAGCTTTAAATCCATCTGGTCCACCATTTGGATCAGCACCTGCCTACAGAaatcaaaataatttatttacaagagcaagtTATATAGGGTATATTTACGAACTAGTCTAAATAGATGTTACTGAAGTCAAACAAGAATGTAGAAAAATATTTTTACCTTCAGTAATAGCTCCACACATTTCCAAGAATGGGGATAAATAGATGCATGAAGTGGAGTAAATGTATCATGGAAGAAAAAATTTGGCTGCATAGATAAAACAGAAGGTAAAGTCAGTGACCCCCTTgcttaaaggaaaaaaaagagaaggaacTGCGGAAGTAAAAGAAATGATCCTATGTTGTTTCCACGTAACAAATACTGGCGCAAAGAGGATGTGTATTACGATCACACTAGCATTCTAATAAGTAAGCTGAAGAGCAAAAATGTAGAGGATAACATTAGGCAGAGATTCAACTCAACATGACTGGAAATGTATGCATCTAGTTATATCAAAAGAGCTTACTGTATCGTGTATATAAGATTTGTCTTTAAATAGTTTTCTAattcagaataaaaatgaaacataTGCTGTGATCATTACCAGTAAGTTCTACTCACATTGGCACCATGATCCAGAAGAATTTTAACTGTATCATGATCGCCAAAAGTGGCAGCATATCGTAGCGGTGAGACAAAATCATTCTTTACATCCACATTACTACCctttgaaagaaacaaggataagaCATCTTTATGCCCTGCAACACGATAAATAACATATCAAGGTCTCATTTAGGCTACTCTAAAATGTCTGCATAAGATATTTGAAAAGTTACCAAATCAGTTGGAATGCAACCTACCTTTCATAGCAGCTTAGTGATCGATACTAGCAAGtaccaaaaaaaaagtaaaggtAATTTTACTGGTAATGAAGTTGAGTTCAGTGAAACCCACAAGTAACAACAGCATGGATTGAGAAATTAGGGAATATGGGTtcgtaatcatataaaaataatttcatttcatttctacaAATTTAATTCAAAACCCAAGAACAGTAACAACAAAAAATGTTattcaaaaccctagaagaaatttcatttcatcaaaatcaattcaACTTCTTAGTATAAGAGAACCCGAATTCAATAATAAATTCGTACATCCAAAAATGAATCGAAACCCTTATCTCACAAATcacgaatcaatttttagaaagaaaaaaaaaaagataatggaAACACAAAAAATCATAGACATGTCTTATGAATTAACCTTAGGAGATTGTGATTCAAGCAGATCGTCATCCAATAtcccttttcttcttctatttcaagCGATTTGAAACCCTAGGTTCTACATAACTACAAAAATGAAGAGAAGGGGAGTAGCTGGTAGTGGTAGAGGGAGAAGAGAAGGGGCGGTGCTGCTGTTGGTGGTGGTAgcggaagaagagaaggaaaggTTGTTGGTGAAGGATCGAGAGATGATTTGGGttttggtggtggtagaggaagaagacAAGGGGAGGTGTTGTATCGAGAAAATGAAAAACACGGGAGGGATGTTATGGgattattaaaaaaattgaatGATGCAATTTAAACTCTATAAacaatttggagtttttgtatcacttttgggAAAAATAGAGCTCTGATAACTCTCAACGTATGGTGGAGTTTTTGTAACCTAAATATGGTCAccttggttttttttcttcttattatgtTAATAAAATGCAATTACATAACGTTCGTAATGGCACCGTTAGGGGaaaaaacgaaattaaaaatCATAGAAACTGTTCACTGTTTCGGCGTCTGCTGAAAGCTTTCATCTTCATCCAAGACCACACACTACCAAGACCACCATCGTTCAAATCTGTACATCACAAATCTACAAGGATCCCAATTCAGAAAAATTgagtaaaaccctaaaaaaatcacacggaaaaataaagaaatagatTATCATTAATCGTTGATCATCAATATTCAGTACTTCAGCGACATTCAACACTCTCTGATATACATCTTCACTGAGAAACATCTCCATTAGTTGTTCTCGTTTTAACTTCCAGAGGAGATTCATCAAAATCAATTCTCCCACCGTTGTATTGCAAATCCAAAAACCCCAATTTTTCAATCTAAGGGCACTCTTAAACTTCAAACAGATAACCCTGATTTCATCTCCAACCTCAAATTTACACCACCCAACCAAAATTGAACACACCAAAAACTTTAAAATTCCTCCAAACCCACGAATCAATTACCAAAAATCAGAGCTGGGAATCTAAATGAGAATCGAAATCTGGGTCACTTGATGATCCAAAAAATTTCCCATGAATCATGCTCGTTAGCAGTACCAATGTAAGGAATATCAGAAGAAATTTCTCCATCGAATTGAAGATCTGGTAGTGAATGGCGTTATTGAAGAGATTTGAGAGACAATTCGATGAAGGTTTTGCAACGGAGCTTGCGGTACACAGGGAAAGGTTAGGGTTCTTCCTTGTGTGATTGTTGGACAAAACTTGAAGGTAGGAGATTAATGGGTTTAAGGGTtatgatttagggtttggaagttttgttaaagaaaatgaatttcagatttaatcACAGAATCTGAAATTTTCAGGGAAGACGATCAAGTTTAATCTGAAATTTTGAGATCTTCAATTGCATATGGGAAAGAGAAAAAGAGAGGGGAAACAATTTCATGATGGTGTTGATGGATTTAAGGAAGAGAAAATAGACGAAGATGGTTTTGAACTTTTGATACCTGGGTTTCTCTGTGTAGTACATGGAttttaaggagaagaagaagatttcctGCAAATGGGTTTCCATTCAAGTGTTACGGGTGAATCAAAGGAAACATGGTTGAAATC
The sequence above is a segment of the Papaver somniferum cultivar HN1 unplaced genomic scaffold, ASM357369v1 unplaced-scaffold_125, whole genome shotgun sequence genome. Coding sequences within it:
- the LOC113331463 gene encoding ankyrin repeat and SOCS box protein 3-like, which encodes MKGHKDVLSLFLSKGSNVDVKNDFVSPLRYAATFGDHDTVKILLDHGANPNFFFHDTFTPLHASIYPHSWKCVELLLKAGADPNGGPDGFKALPFAAGKVQIIKLLVEAGADPNVTDILVWVSLLKYLFSKNWK